The Pseudanabaena sp. ABRG5-3 genome includes the window GGTAAGTACATACCAACGATAATCGAACCGACCATGCCACCTAAGACCACGATCATCAAAGGTTCCATTAAACTTGTCAGTGCTTTGACCGCTTCCTCAACTTCGTTTTCATAGAAGTCAGCGACCTTCATCAACATCTTATCGATTTCCCCAGTTTCTTCACCGATGCTGACCATTTGCAAAGCCATTACAGGAAATACTTCCGTTTTTTCCATTGCAGGTGCAATTTGACCACCTTCGCGCACCGCATTTCTGGCGGACTCGATCGCATTACAGATCACCAGATTACCTGCGGTCTCAGCAGTAATTTCCAGTGAAGCCAAAATCGGTACACCTGCACGGGAGAGCGAGCCAAACGTCCGTGCAAATCGAGCAACGGCAGTTTTAACAACAAGATCGCCAAACAAAGGAAACTTCAAGAACAGACCATCAAAATAGAGCTTACCAGCAGGAGTTGCATACACGCGATTGTAAGCAAAACCCAGTCCAAAGAAAGTAATCGGCAAGATCAAGACCGAGGGACTCTTTAAGAAGTTACTGATATTGACCAATATTTGGGTAAATGCAGGTAACTCACCACCTAAGCTCTTGAATACACCATCAAAGATCGGAATGATGAAAATACACATCGCTAAGAAGATGATGACAGCGATCGAAGTAACTACGATCGGATAGGTCATTGCTGACTTAATCTGGTTATTTAAGCGGGCTGAATCCTCAAGCAATGTTGCTAGACGAGCTAATACATCATCAAGCACACCACCCGTTTCCCCTGCTTGCACCATCGCACAATAGAGTTTGTCAAAAACCTTGGGGTGCTTCCGCAGCGCATCGGAAAAGTTAGTACCTTGCTGCACATCATCAAGAACTTCCGTAAGGGCGATTTTCAGTCGAGGATTGGAGCATTGATCAACCATAACGCCCAAACCACGCACCATTGATACCCCTGCATTGACCAAGGTCGCTAATTGTCGTGAAAATAACGCTAAGTCCTTGACCGTCACCTTTTTCATCGTGATAGCAGAAAAACTAAATCCGCTCTTCACTTCTTTGATTTCTTGAATAACAAAACCTTTTTGTCTCCAAGTATCACGCGCCTCTTTGAGAGATTCGGCAACCATGGTCTGCTGTACAGATTTGCCCTTAGAGTCCTTTAAATTGGCTTGAAACTTTGCCATGATGACACCTCTTTATAAAGAAATTACAGGTTAAAACAGGTAAGAATAGATCAAAACCAAAAGCTAACCACTAATTGATCTTGAGCGCACCATATCTGGCGATCGCAGATCTCCCACAGCTTTGCGTTTCATTACAGGTGCAGGGTTAGGACCAACTACCCGTAGTAATTCTTCAGGACGTGAAGTTTTAGACATCGCCGCTTCAAAGGTAATATCTCCATCCAGATATAACTTGGCTAAAACCGATTCAAGGGTCTGCATGGAATCCTTACCACCTGTTTGGATAAAGCCATACATTTGGGCAGTCTTCCCTTCACGAATCAGGTTAGAGATCGCAGGTGTAACCACCATAATTTCCTGAGCCATTACCCGTCCAAACTGCCCCGGTTGAGGATTATGACGAGGGACAAGGGTTTGACTCAATACCGCCACGAGGGAGTTAGAAAGCTGTACACGAATTTGTCCTTGCTGCTCAGGAGGAAATACATCCACCATGCGATCGACAGTCTGAGAAGCAGAACTAGTATGCAATGTCCCAAATACGAGATGTCCTGTTTCGGCAGCAGATACCGCAAGCTGAATTGTTTCTAAGTCACGCATTTCCCCAACAAGGATTACGTCTGGATCTTCTCTCAGGGCAGCCTTAAGTGCATTGGCAAAGGTTTTGGTATCTTCGCCAACTTGGCGTTGGTGAATCACACTTTTTACGGATTCGTAGACAAACTCAATGGGATCTTCTACGGTGAGGATATGTTCAGCACGGGTTTTGTTGATGGTTTGAATCATCGCCGCTAGAGTTGTGGTTTTGCCTGATCCCGTAGGACCTGTCACCAGTACTAATCCTCGTGGTTTTTCGCTCAGTTCACGGACAATCGGTGGCAGATTGAGATCATCCATATCAGGAATTTTGGAAGAAAGCGCACGTAAGCAAGCTGCATAGGTTCCGCGATCCTTGTACACATTGACCCGAAATCTTGCTAATCCTTTTACCCCATAGGAGCAGTCTAGTTCCCAACTTTGTTCGAGGGTTTTGCGCTGGTTGTTATTCAACATTGCAAAAATTAAACGCTGACATTCTTCGGGTGTAAGAGGGTCGCGATCGGTACGGGTGAGATGACCATTGATGCGAATATAGGGTGGAAGCCCTGCGGAGAGGTGCAAATCAGACCCCTTACGCTCTACCACCTCTTCCATCAAATCCTCGATGATATAGTCCATTACCATAGCGGGCAATTCTCCTGATCAAATCCTAATAAGTTGCATAGTTCCCTGTATCTCGGCTGAAACTTGCGGTTTATAAAAATTGTTTCGCACAAGTTATCTCAAAAACGTTATCTAGAGGAGAAGATCTCTAGACCGACTAGATAGATCAATTTGTAGCGTTTAAAACCTACACCTAGAGCAAGTTTTAAATGCTACAAATTTTAGAAGGTTCTCGGTGTGGTGCAGTAAGGACATTCGACAGTTTCAGGTGTGAGCATAGCATCACAGTTGTCGCATTCAAGCCCTTTGCCTCGACGAGCGCGTTCTTCGGCTTCTCTTCCTTTGTCTGTGTAAACCACACGTAGTACTTCATCAAGAGTAGTTGCGCCCTGTCTGACCAAATCAAAGGCATATGCCATCAAGGTTTTCATCCCTTCTTGGACAGCAATTTCTTTGATCACTTCAGTGGTTGCCCCCTTGTTGATCGCGCTTTGCAGACGTTCGGTCATTTTCATGATCTCGTAGACACCTGCCCGACCCTTGTATCCAGAGCCGTTACATTTTGGACATACGCGCTGACCGGGGAGCATGGCTTCACGGTTAACGATATTAGCTCGGTAGAAGGTTTTTTCGAGGTCAGTACTGGGCAAGCCAAAGCGATCGAGTTCCTCTTGCGATGGATTGTAGGGGATGCGGCAGTTGTCACAGACTCGGCGGAGTAGACGCTGAGCTAGCACACCAATAATCGCTGTACTTGCCATGAATGGTTCGACACCCATTTCTTCAAGACGGGCAATACAACTAGGTGCATCGTTGGTATGTAGTGTTGTTAAGACTAAGTGACCTGTTAGCGCCGCTTCGATCGCGGTTTTGGCAGTTTCTGCGTCGCGAGTCTCACCCACAAGGATTACGTCAGGATCTTGGCGGAGGAAAGCGCGGAGAATACTGGCAAAGGTCATGCCTTTTTCCCGTAGAACTTGGCATTGAGTCAGTCCAGGAAGATTATATTCAACGGGATCTTCGGCAGTACTAATGTTAATGCCTGGATCGTTACATTCAGCGAGGGTTGAGTAGAGAGTGGTGGTTTTACCTGACCCCGTAGGACCTGTAACTAGAATCAGTCCATAGGGACGTTTGGCAAAACTTTGCATCAGTTCCAAACTTTCGGGATCGCTGATCAGTTTATTCAGTCCAAGTTGGGTATTGGAGTTGTCGAGAATCCGTAGACATACTTTTTCACCGTTTTGGGTGGGGCAGGTATTGACACGGAAATCTACACGACGACCTTGGAAGTTACGCTTCAGCTTGCCATCTTGGGGAACCCGTTTCTCCGCGATATTGAGGTTAGAAATAATCTTGAAGCGAGAAATAACAGCGTTGATAATGTTCTTGGGTAAACGCTTGTTGTCACTGAGGAAGAAGTATTCTCGCAATACACCATCCTTACGCAGACGAATGCAGAGATCTTTTTCCTGTGGCTCGATGTGAATATCTGAGCATCCTTCTTTGAGCGCTCTGACTAAGATTTTGTCTACAAGGCTAATGATTGGGGCGGAGTTTTCGCCCCCAACCATGAGTTCATCGCCTTGATCTGCATCTGTTATATCTTCACCAAAGACATCATCTTTAACTTGGAGATCTTCGTCACTGATTGCGCCTTCAGCCTTGGAACTCTTGTTGATTTGAAATTGCACAATATTATCAAATGTGCGATGAAAATCCTCGCGAGCAATCACTCGCCTAATCACCGTTATATTTTTGAGCAGTCGTGCAATTTCATTTTGGACTTTATAACTGTCGGGCGCAACTACTGCAAGGGTAATGCTGTTTTCACTTTTGGATAGAGGGAGAATCTCACAGTCGCGGCAACTAGAAACGGGGATAATATTGGAGTCGAGTAAGGTACTGAGGGTGGGGATATCAAATTTGTCAACTTCAACATCGGGGTCGATCGGTTCGATGCCGTAAAGGACACGCAGTTCAAAAAGCTGTTGGCGCTTGTAATAGCGGGTAATGTCTGGGGCAAGTTGTTGACCCAAAATTTGCTCTAGGGCCATGAGAAATGGAACATTCTGTTCTTGACTATCCTTGACAGCGCGATCGAACTGGTCTGAGGTAGCATGTCCTTCTTGAATGAGTTTGCTCTCAAAAGGAGTGCGACCTCCCCGTTTAGCAAGAGCTTTGGTTCTGTTTCTGCTCGCGGCAGTATTTGGCGCTTGATCTGATGTATTCATAGCCCAAGAGTTCCTAAGATTTCATTACCCAAGTAATTTGCAAACATATGAAACCATATATGGTAGAGATTTGGCTAAGCCATGTCTGTACTTTTATAGTGGTTTTGATGTTTTGGACGTTTTTGTAATTAGTTTACGATCGCCTAGAATTGTAGATATTTATTTGATGATTTCTTTAGATATTTTAGTTAAAGGATCGTAAAGAAATATTGCAAAAAACTTCCCAATCCTGATTGATAGCAAAGCGATGTAAGGCGATCATAACTGTTTACATAACTATATGGGGCAAAAATACCATAACTGTTTCGTAGTTTTTACAAAATATCGATATTTATAGCTGTCGCCAAGTCTATAGGACATAAATAAAGAGAATGGCGGCGCTTCGCGCCGCCATTCTCTTAAAAATTTTGCTAACGGTTTTTGAGAGCTTGCCAAGGAATTTTGGGGTTTTGGGCAAGCATTTGGGCGATCGCGATCGCGCCTTTTTGATTCAAGTGGCTAGGGTCAGAAAAAAACTCCGCTTGATTGGGGATTGCTTGGGAAATATCAAGATAGGTAAAACCTTCCCGCAGGGCAAGCTCCTGCATCCTGCTATTAAAACTAGCCTCATAGCGGGTGCGAATAGCATCAAGATAGGTGTTATGTAAGGGCATATTCACCACCAAAAGCTCAACATTATTGCGGCGGCAAAAATCGACGACATTAGCAAAGGCATCGAACTGGGAGCCACTGGTATCGAAATTACGATAGTCGAGATCATAATCCCCAGGGACTTGGGGATATTTTTGGAAATAGGTATTGGGATCGAAGGTAACGTCAAAGGCAACAAATCCTTTGGAATCAAGGGCAGTTGCAGTGCTAGGCATCGTCGCCGCAATCAAGGCTTCACTATTGCTGAGTAGATGGGTATTGCGATCAAAGCCTTTAACGACAGAAGTCCTTACCTCTTGGCGTTTGCTAGAAGTGGCAAAAATTGTACTGAATGCTTGTGAAATTGGATTTTCGGGTTTGGTAGCAATGTTGGGAGAGAGAGGCTCAGGATTAATCCCATTGTTTTTTAATGTTTCCTGCAATTGTTTATAGCCTGTAGAAGCCGTAATTTCATCATAGGTAATATCGCTACGACTACTATTAAAAGCCCGCAATCCATCTGCCCAAATAATCATCCTCGGAAGTTGGGGGCGTGACAGAATTTGCGTGACTTGCAGGTTCACCACCTTAGCAGTAGCGCCATCAATACCTAGATTGAAAACACTAGCGCCTTTGAATCCCTTATTGATCAAGGCTGTTTCTAATACACTGGGTTCTATACCCCGCAATGCTCTAGAACTACCAACGATCAACACATCGGGCGATCGCTTTTTATTAGTGATTTGCCAATCTAGCAGTGCTAATTTTTCATTAAATAACGCGATATTAAAATTTAGCGCAGGTTTATTGGCAATCCCTTTATCAGGAGCATTGTCTTGCAGATTGATTTTAGGATCAGTGATTACCAGCTTAGTTTGCTCATGGGGTTGGGCGTAATGATTGAGGGTGCGATCGAGCATTACAGTCGCCCCTAAACCGATCGCTAAACTTGCCACACATATCGCCACTGAAGGTACTTGGGGAGAAGTTTGACCAATTAATTTCCAAGCTTGTTTGCAGCAAATCCAGCAATTGTCAGCGTAGGCAAGCACCTGTTGCCAAGGTTGAAGTTCAATGGATTCGGGACTGCTAATTTCGGCTACTTCGTGATGAGATGCTTCCAATGACTCGGATATTTCAAGGTTAGGGCTTTGCACGCCGATCGCCAGCAGATCAATCTCAAAAGACCAATTAGGCTTTTTTTCGCCAATAACACGATTGGAAACAGTCACCGCCTGAAAATATTCCGATGACTTGACAGTTCGCAAAGTATTTAACATCGGTATTGCCATCTCTGCTTGCAAGATCTTGGTACTTGTTTCACATAGCAAATTGAGGCAATTGTTTTGTAACAGCAACTTCAGCTTAGTTTGGGCTAGTTTTGGATCTTGCTGAAAACTGGTGAGTAAGGTAGCAATGACTTCTGCGGCAATAATCGCTGATGGGGCGATCGGTAAGTCCACACCTAAAGCCCAAGTATTTCCTTGTAATTTGAGGCGGCGAATTCCTTCTGCAAATAAAACTGAACTATCTAGATCCTGTGTACTAGGAGCGATCGCTTCTAAAATTTGAGTAGCGCAACCAACCTCTCGATCTTTACTATAAATATATAAGCAATCGCCTTTTTGCTTGGTATGCGAAATTTTCAGCCCTGATAGACCTTCTGGCAAAGCACTTGGAGCTTCTGTCCTTGGGAATGATGCGAGATCTGATGCGGGATTTTTATCAGTAATTTCACTCAATCGACTTATCGCCAAATCTGAGTTTAAGCTGGCTAAATCTGGGCTTGCTTCTGTGGATATGGGGGGTGCATCTTTCGCATCTAAGGATGTTATTTCCATTGGATATTGAGAGGTCAGCAGGATCAAAATTTTGCTATAAGGTTAACACGGTGAATTCACGACGGTATAAAAAGTTATTAGGGTTTCTATGCAAGAACCAAGCTACCCAGAAAACGAATCTATTCGGATTGAGACCTTGCGATCGCTAAATATTCTCGATACACCTTCAGAAGAACGTTTTGATCGTCTAACAAGACTAGCTAAACGGCTATTTGCAGTACCAATCGCGATGGTTAGCTTGATTGACTCTAATCGTCAATGGTTCAAGTCCTGTGTAGGCGCAGATTTCAAAGAAACACCAAGAAATATCTCCTTTTGTGGTCACGCGATCCTAGGCAATGACATTTTAGTTATTCCTGATGCCACCCTTGATGAGCGCTTTCATGATAATCCTCTGGTGACAGATGAACCAAAAATTCGTTTCTATGCTGGAGTTCCCCTCGTTGTTGCCGATAGCAGTAAAGTTGGTACGCTCTGTTTGATTGATCAACAACCTCGGACACTCAGTGATGATGAGCAAGAATTACTACGCGATTTGGGACATTTGGCAGAGCAAGAGTTAGCCGCTATCCGACTTGCTACCATCGATGAATTAACCCAAATTTCTAATCGGCGTGGGTTCAAATCCTTGGCAACCCATGCCCTAAATCTCTGTAAGCGGATGAATAAACCTGCCTCACTTTTCTTCTTTGATCTTGATTTGTTTAAAGAAATTAATGATCGCTATGGACATGCAGAAGGCGATCGCGCCTTGATTGGTTTCAGCAAAATTTTACAAGAGACTTTTCGGGAATCAGATGTCATCGGTAGACTTGGTGGGGATGAGTTTGTCGCCTTATTAACCAATGCAGATCTAAAAGAGAGCCAATTAATTCTCCATCGTCTAGATCAAATACGGGAAACCTTCAATAAACAGGAGGCGCGTGGCTACGATATCCTTTGCAGTGTCGGCACAATTGAGTTTGATGTAAACAGACATCAATCCGTTGACGATCTTCTACAGGATGGCGATCGCCTCATGTACAAACAAAAACAAGCAAAGCGAACAAAGGCATCTGTCAGCAAAGACCTATAGAAAAGAATAGCGGCGCAAAGCGCCGCTATTCTTTATCTGGGGTTTATCGGGCCTCTGGCGTTGGGGTAACTCTCTTTGGCGAAGGAATCAGATAAGCAATCACTGCACCACCTACAAATCCTGCGACATTCCGCACAATGGGAACCCATTCACTAGTCCGCGTGAGGACAGGACCTAAACCAAAGGAAATAAACAACATGCCCCACAGGGGTGTGAAAATCAAGGCCCATTTCCAAGCAAAAATTTCACCTTCCTTCCGTGGATGTCCTGCAAAGCCAAAAACAACACCACCAACAATGGAAGTAATCAAGGTCAGAATCCATTGCTCTTGGGGAATTCCGGGGACGACCGCACAACCATCTTGCTCAAGACAATTAGTAATAGCATCAATGGAAGACAAAATTGCTTGATCGTAACCCTGCTCGCGTACATAAAATTGATTGCCATAGCGGGATTGCAATTCAATCCAGAAACCACGGGATAGTAAGGGATAAACCTCGTCACCAACACTAAAATTCAGTAAATTGCGCCCCCGTGAGTCCGCAACCAACATCACACTGCGATCATCAAGTCCCCAAAAATCCTTAACTGCACGACCGGGGGTACGGTCTACCTGAGTCAGCACCCTCAATTTCCAACCTGTTAATTCTTCAAATCGCATTAACTTTTGATCAAGCGCCAACTCTTCAGAATCTGTCAAAAATCGACCCAGATCAATCACATTGGTATATTTTTCTGGCAATAGCTCTGGTGCATCATAGGCTTGAGCCGCAGGAACATGGGTAAAGACAAGCGCTAAGGGTAGGATTATGGCGATCGCGATCGCGCCAAATCTCTGCGTCAATTTCTGGACAAATCTCTGTAGGGTGGGCTTAATCATGATTTTTATTAAAAGTTAAACTAACGGCTGATCTTAATATTTCTTAATATCTTAACAAGAGTATATAGTTAAAAATACTCCTTCTCCGTATTATTTCCTATGGCAAGCCCAATTCAGTGGTATCCAGGTCATATCGCCAAAGCTGAAAAGCAGTTGTTAGAACAACTAAAATTGGTTGATGTGGTCATTGAGGTGCGTGATTCGCGCATCTTGATGTCTAGCAGACATCCCAAAATTGAAAAATGGGTAGAAGGAAAATCACATATTCTTGTGTGCAATCGCATTGATGCCATATCCTCAACGGCAAAATCGCAGTGGACACGTTGGTTTACAGAACAAGATCGCATGGCATACTTTACCGACGCTCAAGCAGGTAAGGGAATGGTCGATTTACTCAAGGCTGCCCAAGTTGCTGGCGAAAAGGTCAACGAAAGACGGCATAATCGGGGAATGTTACCGCGCCCTGTGCGGGCTGTGGTGGTCGGATTTCCTAATGTGGGCAAGTCAGCCCTAATCAACCGTTTGCTCAAGAAAAAAGTCGTAGCAAGTGCGAATAAACCGGGGGTGACGCGCCAATTGCGTTGGATCAGGATTTCCGATGAAATTGAGTTGTTAGATACCCCTGGGGTAATTCCACCTTTGTTACATGATCAAGATGCGGCACTGAAGTTGGCGATATGTGATGACATCGGACAAGCTGCCTATGACAATGTCTTAGTTGCGGCTGAAGCCGTAGAGCTGTTAATTCAGTTAAATGCAAAGTTGAGTAGTCGATATCTGATTGACCCCGCAACCGTAACATCAGGGATTGAATATATTCATGAAGTCGCGGCTTTAAACAAATTTCAAGGTGATCTCGATAAAGTCGCAAGGCTAATTTTGTACGATTTCCGTAAAGGCAAATTGGGCGCGATCGCCTTGGAATTACCGCCATCCTAGGTTTGTGGATTTTACATGAAGAGATCTGGCGATCGCGATCGCTTAAGTCATAATGATTGTCTGAAAAGAAGTTCAAGCAATTATGACAAGCAAAATCTACTTAAAAGGCGTAAAAGCATACGGATACATAGGATACCTACCTGAAGAGAATGTATTAGGACAATGGTTTGAGGTTGATGCAACCCTGTGGGTCGATTTTGAAAAAGCCAGCTATAGCGATGACATCGAAGATACAGTTAACTATATTTCTTGTATTCGGAAAATCGAGAATCTAATTCAGACTCAGAAATTTAAGTTGATTGAACGCTTAGCTGGGGCGATCGCTGACAGCCTCCTTGAAGATGAAAAAATTGCTCAGGCTGAAGTAAAAATCATCAAGCATCCCCCAATTCCCAATTTCTTAGGTTCCGTCGCTGTCGAAATTGTGCGATCGCGCATTCAATCCCAATCAACAAAGGTCACTAACCAACTAGAATCCACCCCAATCCCCAATTCCCAATCCCCAATTCCCAATTCCCAATCCCCGATTCCTAATTCCACTGAATCCAAAATCATTAGCATCCACACCGACGGAGCCTGTTCTAAAAATCCAGGTCCTGGAGGTTGGGGTGTAGTTGTTCACTTCTCTGATGGCAGCACTAAAGAACTTGGTGGTGGACTGCGCGAAACTACGAATAACCAAATGGAGTTACAGGGTGCGATCGCTGCTTTAGAATTTCTCGCTACTCACAAGCAATCCACGCCTGTCGATCTCTATACCGATAGTAAATACGTCCTAGATGGCATTACCAAATGGATTAAAGGCTGGAAAAAGAATGGCTGGAAAACCAAAGATAATAAGCCCGTCAAAAATCAAGAATATTGGCAACAACTCGATCCCCTCAATACTTCTAATATCCGATGGCATTGGGTAGAGGGACATTCAGGTGATCCTGATAACGAGAGATGCGATGCGATCGCCCGCAGCTATACAGCTAAGTTTGCTTAAACAAAGAGACTCGCACTGCGAGTCTCTCTGTTTATAAATATCGTTTAAGCGTATTTTTCTTCAAAAGCTGTCATCGCATCCAACTGCGAATCTATTAACAAACATTTTTCTAAATGTTCAACTTCCAACTCAGGTAGCCATTCACTGCGATCGCGTTTTACATATTCATCTTCAACTAAGTGATAAATACTAATTTTGCCGTCTACCCAAAACCAAACTTCTGGAATACCCCTTAGTTGATATTTCCTTAACTTTTTAACGCTTCCGCTAGTAACCACAATTTCAATACATAGATCAGTCTTTGCAGGATCATTACCAAAAGCAAAGGACAAATCAGCCTGAAACTCAAGACTAGGTTCAATTTTTTGGGTATAAGCACCTGTTGATGTAAAGCGGATGCGTTTGAGTACAAAGTAATAGCCTAACAAAAGTCCTAGCAGACTGGATATCATTTCATGCTGCAAACCGATACCCATAATTTCTAGTTCTCCCTCACAATAAGTCATCCGCACTCCACCAATTTCCTCAAAGGCGGATTGCAAGGTTTTAAACTGTTCCCAAGTGACTCCCCATTTAACGAGATATTGATTTTCTGCCTTAGCTAAAGTTTGGATCATCACTTTATCCTTGTTGCTGAGTATTTTCAGTATAGTTAGTTAGTATCAATTGACTAACAAGAAAAATGATTATAATTCTTTTGTGATGAAGAAATTAGCGAAAGTTATTCTTAAAATAAAGTTAGATTACTTTTTGCGAATATATAAGTCTTTAGCAGCAGAGTTAGGAATACTTCTTTCATCTATTTGAAAAATATCAGTATGCTTTCTAACCATGTCACTCAACTTTTTAAAACCATATAATCTTACATCAAAATCAGGTTTTAATTTTGTTAAGTAACTACCAAAGGTTCCAAGATTTGTCCAACCTGCATCATCACTAGCTGTTGTTTCAAGAGCTTTTAGAATAAATTCTTTTGGAAGATTATCGTTTGTTTCTTGAACTGCACATTCAGTTACTGACTCCTGTTTTTTTAGATTGCTTGCTGATGATATATTAGTTTCGACTTGTTGGTTCTTTATGTTTAAGTCAGACTCAATTTTAGTAACTGTAGATTGCCTTAAGAC containing:
- a CDS encoding TPM domain-containing protein; this encodes MIKPTLQRFVQKLTQRFGAIAIAIILPLALVFTHVPAAQAYDAPELLPEKYTNVIDLGRFLTDSEELALDQKLMRFEELTGWKLRVLTQVDRTPGRAVKDFWGLDDRSVMLVADSRGRNLLNFSVGDEVYPLLSRGFWIELQSRYGNQFYVREQGYDQAILSSIDAITNCLEQDGCAVVPGIPQEQWILTLITSIVGGVVFGFAGHPRKEGEIFAWKWALIFTPLWGMLFISFGLGPVLTRTSEWVPIVRNVAGFVGGAVIAYLIPSPKRVTPTPEAR
- a CDS encoding D-alanyl-lipoteichoic acid biosynthesis protein DltD; protein product: MEITSLDAKDAPPISTEASPDLASLNSDLAISRLSEITDKNPASDLASFPRTEAPSALPEGLSGLKISHTKQKGDCLYIYSKDREVGCATQILEAIAPSTQDLDSSVLFAEGIRRLKLQGNTWALGVDLPIAPSAIIAAEVIATLLTSFQQDPKLAQTKLKLLLQNNCLNLLCETSTKILQAEMAIPMLNTLRTVKSSEYFQAVTVSNRVIGEKKPNWSFEIDLLAIGVQSPNLEISESLEASHHEVAEISSPESIELQPWQQVLAYADNCWICCKQAWKLIGQTSPQVPSVAICVASLAIGLGATVMLDRTLNHYAQPHEQTKLVITDPKINLQDNAPDKGIANKPALNFNIALFNEKLALLDWQITNKKRSPDVLIVGSSRALRGIEPSVLETALINKGFKGASVFNLGIDGATAKVVNLQVTQILSRPQLPRMIIWADGLRAFNSSRSDITYDEITASTGYKQLQETLKNNGINPEPLSPNIATKPENPISQAFSTIFATSSKRQEVRTSVVKGFDRNTHLLSNSEALIAATMPSTATALDSKGFVAFDVTFDPNTYFQKYPQVPGDYDLDYRNFDTSGSQFDAFANVVDFCRRNNVELLVVNMPLHNTYLDAIRTRYEASFNSRMQELALREGFTYLDISQAIPNQAEFFSDPSHLNQKGAIAIAQMLAQNPKIPWQALKNR
- a CDS encoding GspE/PulE family protein encodes the protein MNTSDQAPNTAASRNRTKALAKRGGRTPFESKLIQEGHATSDQFDRAVKDSQEQNVPFLMALEQILGQQLAPDITRYYKRQQLFELRVLYGIEPIDPDVEVDKFDIPTLSTLLDSNIIPVSSCRDCEILPLSKSENSITLAVVAPDSYKVQNEIARLLKNITVIRRVIAREDFHRTFDNIVQFQINKSSKAEGAISDEDLQVKDDVFGEDITDADQGDELMVGGENSAPIISLVDKILVRALKEGCSDIHIEPQEKDLCIRLRKDGVLREYFFLSDNKRLPKNIINAVISRFKIISNLNIAEKRVPQDGKLKRNFQGRRVDFRVNTCPTQNGEKVCLRILDNSNTQLGLNKLISDPESLELMQSFAKRPYGLILVTGPTGSGKTTTLYSTLAECNDPGINISTAEDPVEYNLPGLTQCQVLREKGMTFASILRAFLRQDPDVILVGETRDAETAKTAIEAALTGHLVLTTLHTNDAPSCIARLEEMGVEPFMASTAIIGVLAQRLLRRVCDNCRIPYNPSQEELDRFGLPSTDLEKTFYRANIVNREAMLPGQRVCPKCNGSGYKGRAGVYEIMKMTERLQSAINKGATTEVIKEIAVQEGMKTLMAYAFDLVRQGATTLDEVLRVVYTDKGREAEERARRGKGLECDNCDAMLTPETVECPYCTTPRTF
- a CDS encoding type IV pilus twitching motility protein PilT, with the protein product MDYIIEDLMEEVVERKGSDLHLSAGLPPYIRINGHLTRTDRDPLTPEECQRLIFAMLNNNQRKTLEQSWELDCSYGVKGLARFRVNVYKDRGTYAACLRALSSKIPDMDDLNLPPIVRELSEKPRGLVLVTGPTGSGKTTTLAAMIQTINKTRAEHILTVEDPIEFVYESVKSVIHQRQVGEDTKTFANALKAALREDPDVILVGEMRDLETIQLAVSAAETGHLVFGTLHTSSASQTVDRMVDVFPPEQQGQIRVQLSNSLVAVLSQTLVPRHNPQPGQFGRVMAQEIMVVTPAISNLIREGKTAQMYGFIQTGGKDSMQTLESVLAKLYLDGDITFEAAMSKTSRPEELLRVVGPNPAPVMKRKAVGDLRSPDMVRSRSISG
- a CDS encoding sensor domain-containing diguanylate cyclase, with amino-acid sequence MQEPSYPENESIRIETLRSLNILDTPSEERFDRLTRLAKRLFAVPIAMVSLIDSNRQWFKSCVGADFKETPRNISFCGHAILGNDILVIPDATLDERFHDNPLVTDEPKIRFYAGVPLVVADSSKVGTLCLIDQQPRTLSDDEQELLRDLGHLAEQELAAIRLATIDELTQISNRRGFKSLATHALNLCKRMNKPASLFFFDLDLFKEINDRYGHAEGDRALIGFSKILQETFRESDVIGRLGGDEFVALLTNADLKESQLILHRLDQIRETFNKQEARGYDILCSVGTIEFDVNRHQSVDDLLQDGDRLMYKQKQAKRTKASVSKDL
- the ylqF gene encoding ribosome biogenesis GTPase YlqF, whose product is MASPIQWYPGHIAKAEKQLLEQLKLVDVVIEVRDSRILMSSRHPKIEKWVEGKSHILVCNRIDAISSTAKSQWTRWFTEQDRMAYFTDAQAGKGMVDLLKAAQVAGEKVNERRHNRGMLPRPVRAVVVGFPNVGKSALINRLLKKKVVASANKPGVTRQLRWIRISDEIELLDTPGVIPPLLHDQDAALKLAICDDIGQAAYDNVLVAAEAVELLIQLNAKLSSRYLIDPATVTSGIEYIHEVAALNKFQGDLDKVARLILYDFRKGKLGAIALELPPS
- the rnhA gene encoding ribonuclease HI, with protein sequence MTSKIYLKGVKAYGYIGYLPEENVLGQWFEVDATLWVDFEKASYSDDIEDTVNYISCIRKIENLIQTQKFKLIERLAGAIADSLLEDEKIAQAEVKIIKHPPIPNFLGSVAVEIVRSRIQSQSTKVTNQLESTPIPNSQSPIPNSQSPIPNSTESKIISIHTDGACSKNPGPGGWGVVVHFSDGSTKELGGGLRETTNNQMELQGAIAALEFLATHKQSTPVDLYTDSKYVLDGITKWIKGWKKNGWKTKDNKPVKNQEYWQQLDPLNTSNIRWHWVEGHSGDPDNERCDAIARSYTAKFA
- a CDS encoding type II secretion system F family protein, with the protein product MAKFQANLKDSKGKSVQQTMVAESLKEARDTWRQKGFVIQEIKEVKSGFSFSAITMKKVTVKDLALFSRQLATLVNAGVSMVRGLGVMVDQCSNPRLKIALTEVLDDVQQGTNFSDALRKHPKVFDKLYCAMVQAGETGGVLDDVLARLATLLEDSARLNNQIKSAMTYPIVVTSIAVIIFLAMCIFIIPIFDGVFKSLGGELPAFTQILVNISNFLKSPSVLILPITFFGLGFAYNRVYATPAGKLYFDGLFLKFPLFGDLVVKTAVARFARTFGSLSRAGVPILASLEITAETAGNLVICNAIESARNAVREGGQIAPAMEKTEVFPVMALQMVSIGEETGEIDKMLMKVADFYENEVEEAVKALTSLMEPLMIVVLGGMVGSIIVGMYLPIFSIMDKIK